The genomic segment AAAGAGTACAGCGTATGATTCCTATTTTTCGCCGCTTGCGTGTTCTTGATTATTTTATTTTTGCTTCCATTATCACTCTTTCTTTATGGGCGGGGTTTTTCCTCTATACCGGAGAGAATCGCGCACAGCGGCTGGTGATTGAAACTCCGAGCGGCAAATGGATATATCCACTTACCGAAACGCGTACGGTAGTTGTACCCGGCGCAATCGGTAATACGACCATCCGGATAGAAAATAATACTGCTTTTATTTCCGATTCTCCGTGTCCCAATAAGACCTGTGTGAATGCCGCAGCGCTCAAAAAAACAGGAGATTGGAATGCCTGTATGCCTAACAGAGTTTTCCTGCATATCGAGGGTAATACTTCTGAGGATACGTTTGACAGCAGATAGATACTCTCTTTACATAAAAAAAAAAATTCTATATGCTTTCGGTTTAGTTTAAGACAGTGAGGTATCAGGGCAACCGTATCGGAGATATTTCAAGCGGTTGCATTCCTTATTGTGCGAAATTTTTCTAAAATTTCGCACAGTTTATTTTAGAAGAAGGGTAATCACATCAGGCATATACATAAAAATCGCAGAATAATATAGGCTGGGCGACCATTTGAGCCATCTTCAACTGTTGTACATCCGTGTACAACAGTTGAAGGCGAGTTTTGTGTATGCACAAAACATCGTTGTACTGACAGGAAGTCAGTGGCTACAAACAGTATCGAGTTTTTTCATTAGAAAAACTCGAAGCTAAAAAATGTACACGGATGTACATTTTTTAGCGATGCCATCCTTGGCAGTTCTAGTAGAATGGTCTCCATTATTCTGCGGGGTTGTAAAAAGAGTCTGGTGCGATTACCCTGAGTGAGGCATAGTGTGAAAAGATCTCAAACGTTTATTCCCACATTACGGGAAACACCTGCAGAAGCAGTTGTTATCAGTCATCAATTATTATTACGCGCCGGAATGATCCGCAGATTGGGGAACGGGCTGTTTAATTATCTGCCGCTCGGTTTACGGGTGTTCAGAAAGGTTGAAAATATCGTACGAGAGGAAATCGATGCTACCGGATGTTTGGAGTGTAAGGCGTCGGTTGTCGCTCCGGGAGAAATTTGGCAAGAATCTAAGCGTTGGTACACGATGGGAGACGGGCTTTTAAGGATGAAGAATCGCCTCGGTCAAGACCTCGTTGTCAGTCCGACAAATGAAGAATCGTTTACCGCCCTTATGCGGTATGAGCTCGGTTCGTACAAGGATTATCCGCTTTCGGTGTATCATATCAATACAAAGTACCGTGATGAAATTCGTCCCCGTTACGGATTAATGCGTGCCCGTGAGTTTACGATGAAAGATGCCTATTCTTTCCATACAAATGCCGACTGTCTTGATAAAACCTACCGTGCATTCGGTGAAGCATACGAAAAGATATTCCGTCGCTTCGGTTTAAGTATTATACGGGTTCGGGCAGATTCCGGTTCTATGGGAGGCAGCGGATCCGAAGAATTCATGATTGAATCTGCCATCGGGGACGACACACTCATCCTTTGTCCGCAGTGCCGCTATTCTGCAAACGAAGAAAAAGCCGCCTGTGCACCCGATCCTTACACCGAACTTCCCGAAACAGCGGAAAAATGTACGAAGCTGCCGACGCCCGATGCTCGTACAATAGAGGAATTAGTTGCTTTCCTACACACTTCGCCGAAAGCATTCATCAAAACTTTAATTTATCAAGTAAAGGATTCCGAGGTCATCGATTCCGAATTTGTCGCAGTGTGTATCCGCGGCGATTTAGAAGTAAACGAAGCAAAGTTGACGGCGGTACTCAAAGCTGCAGAAGTTGAACTTGCCTCCAATGCGGATGTGGAAGATATTACGGGTACCGTAGTTGGGTTTGCCGGTCCTGTCGGTTTAACAAAAGCGCCCGTATTAGCTGACGAAAGTGTTATGCTGATGCATGATGCCGTTGCAGGTGCGTTGGAAAAAGATATGCACTATATTCATGTCGAACCGAAACGGGATTTTACTCCCATTATGGTGTGCGATGTCCGTATCGTAAAGGCGGGCGATCTTTGCCCCTTGTGCAAAACTCCGTTTTACAGCAAAAAAGGCAATGAGCTTGGACACATCTTCAAACTCGGTACAAAATACACCAAGAGTATGAATATGACTTACCTTGACGAGAGCGGTCAACAGCAGTATCCTTTAATGGGTTGCTACGGTATCGGTATCGACCGTGCTCTGGCATCAATTATCGAAGAGCATCACGACGATAACGGAATTATCTGGCCGATGAGCGTTGCTCCATATCATGTCGGTATTGTACCGATACAATATGAAGGAGCTATGAAGGCTACTGCTGACCGGCTGCACGATGAACTCACGGCTCGCGGGGTTGAGGTATTGCTGGATGACAGGGTAGAACGTCCGGGTGTTAAGTTCAAGGATATGGATTTAATCGGCTTGCCTATTCGACTTGTTATCAGCGATAAGAAACTGCCCAACATTGAATTTAAGTTCCGCTCGGATGAAGAGTCGATGAATATGCCGCTTGAGGGAGTTATTGATTATGTTGTACAACGTGTGCAGCGTGAATTAAAGTAGTAGGCATGGGGTGTCTCTCATATCTAAACAAATTGGAGGTAAGAGGCTACCACATTGTAGTGATCATGAAACTCTAAGGAGGATTGTATTATGAAAAAGAAGATTTTATGTATGTTTATCGGTTTAACGCTTATGGCACCGCTCGTGTTTTCTGATGGAGTCGATTTTTCGGCACAAGTGAGTCCTGTCGGATTTATGAATTTTAACGTATGGACAAAATATGATAAAGATACGATCGCCAAGGCATCAGAAACAGTGAAAAAACTATTTAAAGACTATAATAAGTTCTTTCACGACGGCTATAATATGTATACCTTAGGAGTGGATTTCAGAATAAGCGGTGCGTATCTTACACTGAATGTGGGGCTTCCCCGTAAAATTAGTATCGATGATATAAAAGATTTTGGGGGAACATTAAATAACAACTCGTTTATTTTTAACGGGCAGCTTGGCTATGGGGCGACTTTCTTTAAAGAGTCTCCTGTCAATTTATTTGTTGGTGGCGGTATAGGATTTGATATCATCAGAACAACGAGAGATATTCCGGCAACAGCATTAGCTTTGGCTGAATGGC from the Treponema medium genome contains:
- a CDS encoding proline--tRNA ligase, encoding MKRSQTFIPTLRETPAEAVVISHQLLLRAGMIRRLGNGLFNYLPLGLRVFRKVENIVREEIDATGCLECKASVVAPGEIWQESKRWYTMGDGLLRMKNRLGQDLVVSPTNEESFTALMRYELGSYKDYPLSVYHINTKYRDEIRPRYGLMRAREFTMKDAYSFHTNADCLDKTYRAFGEAYEKIFRRFGLSIIRVRADSGSMGGSGSEEFMIESAIGDDTLILCPQCRYSANEEKAACAPDPYTELPETAEKCTKLPTPDARTIEELVAFLHTSPKAFIKTLIYQVKDSEVIDSEFVAVCIRGDLEVNEAKLTAVLKAAEVELASNADVEDITGTVVGFAGPVGLTKAPVLADESVMLMHDAVAGALEKDMHYIHVEPKRDFTPIMVCDVRIVKAGDLCPLCKTPFYSKKGNELGHIFKLGTKYTKSMNMTYLDESGQQQYPLMGCYGIGIDRALASIIEEHHDDNGIIWPMSVAPYHVGIVPIQYEGAMKATADRLHDELTARGVEVLLDDRVERPGVKFKDMDLIGLPIRLVISDKKLPNIEFKFRSDEESMNMPLEGVIDYVVQRVQRELK
- a CDS encoding NusG domain II-containing protein; translated protein: MIPIFRRLRVLDYFIFASIITLSLWAGFFLYTGENRAQRLVIETPSGKWIYPLTETRTVVVPGAIGNTTIRIENNTAFISDSPCPNKTCVNAAALKKTGDWNACMPNRVFLHIEGNTSEDTFDSR
- a CDS encoding DUF2715 domain-containing protein, with the protein product MKKKILCMFIGLTLMAPLVFSDGVDFSAQVSPVGFMNFNVWTKYDKDTIAKASETVKKLFKDYNKFFHDGYNMYTLGVDFRISGAYLTLNVGLPRKISIDDIKDFGGTLNNNSFIFNGQLGYGATFFKESPVNLFVGGGIGFDIIRTTRDIPATALALAEWQEERLIALLGLGLNVGVSFYFLPHVGIFAGVTDNLSFIQVSNQQYYTKAGALFYLQNGVKDIKKMTSGLLANNVTARLGIAFKL